From the Anguilla anguilla isolate fAngAng1 chromosome 6, fAngAng1.pri, whole genome shotgun sequence genome, one window contains:
- the cplx4c gene encoding complexin-4c, with protein sequence MAFFMKQMVGDKLKNMTGGGGEEEAKTDADGKETPQSKGMSREEFEEYQRQLVEEKIQRDKEFAMRKAERANLRVALRDKYRLPESAQDDATIQLAPGEVDLPEELAKMVEEDEEEEEANSTFLGKLQSMDLDMDFDTIKSKAQTTMTEVKQAAEEKCVVM encoded by the exons ATGGCGTTCTTCATGAAGCAGATGGTGGGGGACAAGCTGAAGAACATGACGGGCGGAGGAGGCGAGGAGGAGGCGAAGACGGACGCGGACGGGAAGGAGACGCCTCAGTCCAAGGGCATGTCCCGCGAAGAGTTTGAGGAGTACCAGAGGCAGCTGGTGGAGGAGAA gaTCCAGCGGGATAAGGAGTTCGCCATGCGGAAGGCGGAGAGGGCGAACCTGAGGGTGGCACTGAGGGATAAGTACCGCCTACCGGAG agtgccCAGGATGATGCCACTATTCAGTTGGCGCCGGGGGAAGTGGACCTGCCCGAGGAGCTGGCTAAGATggtggaggaggatgaggaggaggaagaggccaACAGCACGTTCCTGGGGAAGCTGCAGAGCATGGATCTGGACATGGACTTCGACACCATCAAAAGCAAAGCGCAGACCACCATGACCGAGGTCAAGCAGGCCGCGGAGGAGAagtgtgtggtcatgtga
- the LOC118228906 gene encoding caytaxin-like, whose product MGATEATLRMENMEVKDEWQDEDFPRPLPEEGDMESSCSLMGGGASPPTSLNVDGGGGAGGPANRKRRTLVAPEMNLSLDQSDGSLDTPDDLDINVDDMETPDDTDSLEFITNGNDLEWEDDTPVAAARAAPGEGAGPAGEGGDGVERLWRTVIIGEQESRIDMQVIRPYLRVITHGGYYGDELNAIIVFSACYLPDSSYAEYHYIMENLFLYVISSLELLVAEDYMIIYMNGATPRRRMPGIGWLKKCYQMIDRRLRKNLRAMIIAHPSWFIRTVLAVSRPFISEKFMNKIRYAHSLEELAEMVPMEHVQIPDCVLQYDEDRIKAQKERMEQEQQQPEAPTEGNCD is encoded by the exons ATGGGTGCCACAGAAGCCACTCTGAGGATGGAGAACATGGAGGTGAAAGATGAGTGGCAGGATGAAGACTTCCCCAG GCCTCTGCCAGAAGAGGGCGATATGGAGTCGTCCTGCAGCCTCATGGGAGGTGGGGCCT CTCCGCCCACATCCTTGAACGttgatggagggggaggggctgggggccCTGCCAATCGGAAGAGGCGTACACTGGTTGCCCCGGAGATGAACCTGTCTCTTGACCAGAGTGATGGGTCCCTGGACACGCCCGATGACCTGGACATCAATGTGGACGACATGGAGACCCCTGATGACACTGACTCACTGGAGTTCATCACCAATGGCAACGACCTGGAGTGGGAAG ACGACACCCCCGTCGCTGCGGCGAGGGCTGCCCctggcgagggggcggggccagcgggaGAGGGCGGAGACGGCGTGGAGCGGCTCTGGCGGACGGTGATCATCGGCGAGCAGGAGAGCCGCATCGACATGCAGGTCATCCGGCCGTACCTGCGCGTGATCACGCACGGAG GTTACTATGGAGACGAGCTGAACGCCATCATCGTGTTCTCAGCCTGTTACCTACCTGACAGCAGCTATGCTGAGTACCATTACATCATGGAGAACCTCTTCCT GTATGTGATCAGCAGTCTGGAGCTGCTGGTGGCTGAGGATTACATGATCATCTACATGAACGGAGCCACGCCCCGAAGGAGGATGCCTGGGATTGGCTGGCTGAAGAAGTGCTACCAAATGATTGACAGGAG GCTGAGGAAGAACCTGAGGGCCATGATCATTGCTCACCCCTCCTGGTTCATCCGCACTGTGCTGGCCGTCTCCAGGCCCTTCATCAG CGAAAAATTTATGAACAAAATCCGCTACGCGCacagcctggaggagctggctgAAATGGTCCCCATGGAGCACGTGCAGATCCCCGATTGCGTCCTGCA GTATGATGAAGACAGAATTAAGGCTCAGAAGGAAAG gatggaacaggaacagcagcagccCGAGGCCCCCACAGAAGG GAACTGTGACTGA